From one Lolium rigidum isolate FL_2022 chromosome 4, APGP_CSIRO_Lrig_0.1, whole genome shotgun sequence genomic stretch:
- the LOC124649421 gene encoding lysine histidine transporter 1-like has product MVGAGVLSLPYAMSELGWGPGIAALLLSWIITLYTLWQMVEMHEAVPGTRFDRYHELGQHAFGDKLGLWIVVPQQLVVEVGLNIVYMLTGGMSLQKFHEIVCKDRNCKDIKLTYFTMIFASVQFVLSQLPNFDAISTISLAAAIMSICYSTIAWGASLDSGWKAAGQVNYHLRKTSAAGKVFGFFEALGVVAFAYAGHNVVLEIQAAIPSTPEMPSKKPMWKGVVVAYVIIALHYFPVALVCYWAFGNTVNENILITLDKPKWLIATANMMVVLHVVGSYQVYAMPVFDMIEMVLVKKLRFPPGLPVRLVARTAYVAFTMFIAITFPFFGGLLGFFGGFAFAPTTYFLPCIMWLAIHKPKRFSLSWCTNWICIVLGFMLMILSPIGGLWRIIQKAKDYHFYS; this is encoded by the exons ATGGTCGGAGCCGGCGTCCTCAGCCTGCCGTACGCCATGTCCGAGCTCGGCTG GGGCCCTGGCATCGCGGCGCTGCTCCTGTCGTGGATCATCACGCTCTACACGCTGTGGCAGATGGTGGAGATGCACGAGGCGGTGCCGGGGACGAGGTTCGACCGGTACCACGAGCTCGGGCAGCACGCCTTCGGCGACAAGCTCGGGCTCTGGATCGTCGTGCCGCAGCAGCTCGTCGTCGAGGTTGGCCTCAACATCGTCTACATGCTCACCGGCGGCATGTCGCTCCAGAAGTTCCACGAGATCGTCTGCAAAGACAGGAACTGCAAGGACATCAAGCTCACCTACTTCACCATGATCTTCGCCTCTGTCCAGTTCGTCCTCTCCCAGCTCCCCAACTTCGACGCCATCTCCAccatctccctcgccgccgccatcatGTCAATCTG CTACTCGACGATTGCTTGGGGGGCTTCCTTGGACAGTGGATGGAAGGCGGCGGGGCAAGTGAACTACCACCTGCGCAAGACGTCGGCGGCGGGGAAGGTGTTCGGCTTCTTCGAGGCGCTGGGGGTCGTGGCCTTCGCGTACGCCGGCCACAACGTCGTGCTGGAGATCCAGGCGGCCATCCCGTCCACGCCGGAGATGCCGTCCAAGAAACCcatgtggaagggcgtggtcgtcGCCTACGTCATCATCGCCCTCCACTACTTCCCCGTCGCGCTCGTCTGCTACTGGGCCTTCGGCAACACCGTCAATGAGAACATCCTCATCACCCTCGACAAGCCCAAGTGGCTCATTGCCACCGCCAACATGATGGTCGTCCTCCATGTCGTCGGAAGCTACCAGGTTTACGCCATGCCCGTGTTCGACATGATCGAGATGGTGCTCGTCAAGAAGCTGCGCTTCCCTCCCGGCCTGCCCGTccgtttggttgcccggaccgcCTATGTTG CGTTCACAATGTTCATAGCCATCACCTTCCCCTTCTTCGGTGGGCTGCTTGGATTCTTTGGCGGATTCGCGTTCGCACCGACGACTTATTTT CTTCCCTGCATCATGTGGCTGGCAATCCACAAGCCCAAAAGATTCAGCCTCTCATGGTGCACTAACTGG ATCTGCATCGTCCTTGGATTCATGCTTATGATACTATCGCCCATCGGAGGACTCTGGCGGATTATACAGAAAGCCAAGGATTACCATTTCTACTCGTAG